A stretch of DNA from Alteromonas gilva:
GGATGCCTAACCAAAACGCGATCATTAGTTCGCCAGTTACAAGCCCGATGATAATGGCAATGATAAGTTGTACCATCAACAGCGCGCGGAAAATCTTATGGCCTTCTTGAATCCACGAATACATGCGTAAAGCTCCAGGATTAGTTTATAACTAGCGGGCGGACTTCGACTTAACATGCCGAAAATCCTGTATTTTTAGTTAAGTGTAGATGAACACTGAGAACGTGCCAGAAATATACGCAAAGGTGTTACAAAAAGATTACTTTGTTTATCGAAGAATGCTCCGGAATAAATGGTTACAGCCATTTTTTCCAGAGCATGCCCAGTAGCATAAGAAACGCCAATATACCCATGGACACCATTAAGTTAAAAAAGCCGTCGGGCGTCTCTGTGCCTGGCAGTCCGGCGACATTCATGCCAAAAACACCGGTTAAAAAAGACAGCGGTAAAAAGATGGCGGTGACCATCGACAGTACATACATACGAATATTTTGTTTGTCGCTGATTTGGTTACGCAGCTCATCCTGTAACACGATAGCGCGTTCACGGGCGAGGTCGAGATCTTCAATTGAGCGCGTCATTCGGTCAGACTGATCACGCAGACTAAATGTCTGAGTATTATCAAACAGGCCGGCTACGCGTCCTAGCGCTTCGAGTGCATCCCGCTGGGGAGCCAGATAACGGCGAATGCTGGCGGTCTGGCGACGCAGCATCGACAACTGATGGCGATCCTGCTTATTAAGCGTTTCAGCCGCTTCATACTCGCCCAGGTGTTCGTCGATTTCTTCTACTTTGTCGTGAATGCGGTCAGCGATGCGCGTGAGCAGCACGATTAACAACTCGGCAATGGAAGCCGGCGCATTGCCCTCTTCTACTTGCAGACGGGTGTCCTGCACACTCACGAGCTTACGTTCATGGCGCCGCGCGGTGACAATCAAACTTGGCGTAATCCACAGCCTCAGCGACACCATATCTTCAGGGTCAGCACCAGGATTGGCGTTAATGCCGCGTAAAAAAGCCAACGCGCCATCAGGCAGCGGAATCACCCGGGGACGGGTTTGCAATGCCAACAGACTTTCACCCACTGAACCAGACAGTGCCATTGTCTCGATCAGTTGTTCGGCATCTGAGCTGTCAGATTGCATGTGTACCCAGCGGTAGCATTGCGCCGGTGGCGTTGTGCTTAATTGCTCAACAGTTACAGGGTTGGCGCTGCCGTCAGCGGCGATATCATAGGCCCATAGCAGGGCGCTGTTTGCATTTGTCACTGGGGCTCCTTAGCCTGTCTGACCAGTTGTAAAGTGCCATCAAGATGCACATCGCGCTGTGGAAAGGCAATAACCACATTATGTTCAGCGAATATTTCATCGATAGCAAATCGTACGTTGCTACGAATGCGGCGCAGATCGCGTTCCACCGTAGCGTTAACCCAGAACAGGGCTTCAAATACCAGTGCGTTATCACCAAAGTCTTCAAAAATCACAACCGGGGCGGGCTCCTGTAATACCTCTTCCTGAATATTTACCGCTTCGGCGATGAGTTTGGCCACCAATTTACAATCAGAACCATAGGCAACGCCCACTTTCACCGATGTTCGCGTCAGGTAGTCGATTAAGGTCCAGTTAACCACGGTGTTTTCCAGCAGTTTGCTGTTAGGGATCAACATGTGCACGCCATCGACGCGCCGAATGCGGGTTGAGCGGGTGTTGATCGACTCTACCGTACCTCTGGCGCCGTCTACCTCAAGAAAATCACCGATGCGAATAGGCCGTTCCCACATTAAGATCCAGCCAGAAATAAAGTTATTAATAATATTTTGCGCACCAAAGCCAACGCCGATAGCGACGGCACCGGATAAGAATGCAAAGGCGGTGAGCGGCACTTCCATGACATCCAGCGTCGTCACGATGAGAATCGCACTGGCCAGTATATAGAATATTCGCTTAAACAAATGCACCGCGTCGGCACTGGCGCCCGACGCGCGTAGCCGGTAGGTAGCGATATGGGCAAGTTTTTTAATTAACCAGATGCCGACTACGTAAATAAGGGGGATTGCAACCAGCACGCCCACGGTGATCTGGACGTCAAACAGGGTAAACAGATGGGTAGATAATACGCTTTGTAATTCGGTTATTGCCTTATTCACGCAGAGCAACTTTATTGACTAAACTGCCCACATGATATGACTCAAATCGTCATACGTCTAGCATAGTATGGTGTTGTGGCAGCATCTTTTGAGGTCTTCGAACAGCCGCCTGTCAGCCCTTTCATGACGATGGCTCATTGGCACAGCAGAGGGGACGACTATGTCATGGATACCGCGTGTCTGCACATGCCTGTACGGCATAAGTGTGGTAGCCTTGCGCTACTTTTTTACAGCCGAAGTTTGCTATGCCGATTTTTATGCGGGCGGCTATCGCCCTTACAGTCCTGGCTATGGTGCTTGTTGCACCAGCCGCACAGGCATTTACGTTAACCTTATCAAAACAACAGCTGAACGTTATGGTCAGGGCTGTGTTTCCCCAGCAGCGCACCTTTGACAATATCGAGTTTACGTTTTCGGATCCGCAGGTGGATTTGGACCCGCTCGAAGACGAGTTAATGGTTCTGGTAACGGTATTGGCGGTTCAAAATGGCCAGCGCTTACGAGCGACTGCCGAGATTGCCGGGCAAGTCAGCTATCACGGCCAGCTGGCCCAGTTGCAAATTAAACAACCGCGACTGGATAAACTAACTATCGATGACAACCAGGCCATGGTTGCCGACAGTTTAATTACCGGTATCAAGCGTCTCGAAGGTAAGCGGATGCCGCTGATACTGTTGGTAGACTTTGCGCAACTGGATCTGGCCGCGTGGGGTTTAAGTACGCCCAGGCGCATCGAAATCACCTCACAGGGTTTACTGATCGAAATTTAATATAAAGGCGCTTTATGAAAAAACTCGCTTTTCTCTCCATGGACCCCAAAGACCTGGAAGAGTATTTTGTTTATGATGATCTCCTGATTGCTCCCTTTGCACAGCTGGGTTACTCAGTTAGCACGGTGTCGTGGCATGAGCAGAGCCATGATTATTCGCAGTATGAAGCCGTTATTGTACGCACCCCCTGGGATTACCAGCAGCACGAAAGCGCGTTTATCGCGTGTTTGCAGCGCATTGCCAGTCAAACCCTGCTGATTAACTCGTTGCCGTTGATGCAGTGGAATCTGAACAAGCAATATCTTAAGGATCTGCAACGCAGCGGCGTTGCCGTGTTGCCAACACTGTGGTTTGACACCTTCAACAGCGAGAGTGTTAAGCAGGCATTTAGCCATTTTGAGTGCGATGAACTGGTGATCAAACCCTGTGTTAGTGCCAACGCCGATGATACGTTCAGACTGACACCCACAACGCTGCCTGCTTGTGAGCCTGAACTCAGCCGCTGCTTTGAGCAGCGCAGCTTTATGCTCCAGCCCTTTGTTGACAGTGTTACCGAATATGGTGAAATCTCCCTGTTTTATTTTGCCGGTGAACTCAGCCACGCCATTTTAAAGCGCCCCAAAGACGGCGACTTCAGGGTGCAGGAGGAACATGGCGGTAGTTTACGTGCCATTACGCCGGATACCGCCATGTTGCACAGTGCTGAAGCCGCGCTGGCTGCTATGCCCGATGATTATTTGTATGCCCGGGTGGACCTGCTCATGTTTGACGCGCAGTGGCGTGTTATTGAACTGGAGCTCATTGAGCCATCGCTGTACTTTAATTTAGCACCTGCGTCGGCGCAGTGCTTTGTGTCTGCCTACCAGCGTTACCTTGCCCTTCATGGGAATGATTAGGAGGCTGGGTGGTGGCGCAGCTCGTCGCCACCCCGGCTAGTGTTCGCGCATCATGCGCTGCTTACTCTGGCTGGCAG
This window harbors:
- a CDS encoding ATP-grasp domain-containing protein; translation: MKKLAFLSMDPKDLEEYFVYDDLLIAPFAQLGYSVSTVSWHEQSHDYSQYEAVIVRTPWDYQQHESAFIACLQRIASQTLLINSLPLMQWNLNKQYLKDLQRSGVAVLPTLWFDTFNSESVKQAFSHFECDELVIKPCVSANADDTFRLTPTTLPACEPELSRCFEQRSFMLQPFVDSVTEYGEISLFYFAGELSHAILKRPKDGDFRVQEEHGGSLRAITPDTAMLHSAEAALAAMPDDYLYARVDLLMFDAQWRVIELELIEPSLYFNLAPASAQCFVSAYQRYLALHGND
- a CDS encoding zinc transporter ZntB: MTNANSALLWAYDIAADGSANPVTVEQLSTTPPAQCYRWVHMQSDSSDAEQLIETMALSGSVGESLLALQTRPRVIPLPDGALAFLRGINANPGADPEDMVSLRLWITPSLIVTARRHERKLVSVQDTRLQVEEGNAPASIAELLIVLLTRIADRIHDKVEEIDEHLGEYEAAETLNKQDRHQLSMLRRQTASIRRYLAPQRDALEALGRVAGLFDNTQTFSLRDQSDRMTRSIEDLDLARERAIVLQDELRNQISDKQNIRMYVLSMVTAIFLPLSFLTGVFGMNVAGLPGTETPDGFFNLMVSMGILAFLMLLGMLWKKWL
- a CDS encoding mechanosensitive ion channel family protein, which codes for MNKAITELQSVLSTHLFTLFDVQITVGVLVAIPLIYVVGIWLIKKLAHIATYRLRASGASADAVHLFKRIFYILASAILIVTTLDVMEVPLTAFAFLSGAVAIGVGFGAQNIINNFISGWILMWERPIRIGDFLEVDGARGTVESINTRSTRIRRVDGVHMLIPNSKLLENTVVNWTLIDYLTRTSVKVGVAYGSDCKLVAKLIAEAVNIQEEVLQEPAPVVIFEDFGDNALVFEALFWVNATVERDLRRIRSNVRFAIDEIFAEHNVVIAFPQRDVHLDGTLQLVRQAKEPQ